The following are encoded in a window of Candidatus Methylomirabilota bacterium genomic DNA:
- a CDS encoding prepilin-type N-terminal cleavage/methylation domain-containing protein — translation MFAPLKNQKGFTLIELVIVIILIGVLAAVAVPRYVDLRENAVMASAQATLDGGRAGIMLDFSDKILNTGVYADIFTASPADAAISNASDLATLEGFLQSTPSYPPNGKYNDVAGKGFRWWVLTDANPGGKLAPPVMDGIIDVTCDAADADAGANDDCFVSKL, via the coding sequence ATGTTTGCACCCCTCAAAAACCAGAAAGGCTTCACCCTGATCGAACTGGTGATCGTCATCATCCTGATCGGCGTCCTGGCCGCCGTCGCGGTCCCGCGATACGTCGATTTGCGGGAGAACGCGGTCATGGCCAGTGCCCAGGCGACCCTCGATGGCGGCAGGGCCGGGATCATGCTGGACTTCAGTGACAAGATCCTGAACACCGGGGTCTATGCCGACATCTTCACCGCTAGCCCGGCGGACGCCGCGATATCAAACGCCAGCGACCTAGCCACCCTGGAAGGTTTTCTGCAGTCGACGCCCAGTTATCCCCCGAACGGCAAGTACAACGATGTGGCTGGCAAGGGGTTCCGGTGGTGGGTGCTGACCGACGCAAATCCTGGTGGTAAACTCGCGCCGCCGGTAATGGATGGCATTATCGACGTCACCTGCGATGCCGCGGATGCCGACGCTGGGGCCAATGACGATTGCTTTGTGAGCAAGCTGTAG